The Haloferax sp. Atlit-12N region CAGTCGGACGGTGACTACCTCCGACCGGCATACGACGACTGGTGTTTCTCGCGGATTCCGGGGACCGTCGCCGACCTGCTCGGCGCGGATGTCGGGCCCCGACTCCCCGCGTCGGCGACCGAGGGCTACGACGACGTGTCGCAGGTTGTCGTCTTTCTCGTCGACGGCTTCGGCCTCGCCCAGTGGGACGGCGAGCGCGACCGAATCTCCTTCCTCCGCGAGTTCGAGCGCGCGGGTCGCGTCACGCCGCTCACCTCCGTCTTCCCCTCTGAGACGGCCGCCGCGATGAACACGTTCCACTCGGGGGCGTTGCCGTCGGAGCACGGCGTCGTCGGCTGGAACGTCTACGACCCCGACGCCGACGAGATGTTCGAGGCGTTGCCCTTCCTCCGGAAGGACGGCACCGAACCGGAGCGACTCGACCACGCCGACGTAGCCGACTGCGAGAGCGTCTACCCCGAGCTCGCCGACGCGGGCGTCGAGGCGCACCACGTGACGCCGTTCCCGTCCGAGGAGACGGTCCCGCACACCTACGACCCGGAAGACCTCTCGACGTTCTCGGACGCCTTCGACGAGGCGGCCGAGTCGGCCGTGGACCCGTCGTACGTCTTCGCGTACCTCCCGCAGACCGACGCCGTGGCTCACGGCGAGGGCGTCGACTCCGAGGCGTACCGCGAGACGGCCGCCGAGACCTTCGCCCGCGTGGAAGACGCGATAGCGACGCTCGCCGAAACGACCGGCGACGAAGACGCGGGCGAGACGCTCGTCTGCGTCACCGCCGACCACGGCCTCGTCGACACCGACCCCGAGCGCAACCCCGACCTCTCGGAACCGCCGTTCGACCTCGTCTCGGACCTGCGGACGCTCACGGACGGGACGCCGATTCGGTTCTCGGGAAGCCCGCGGAACGTCCACCTCCACCTGCGGGACGACCGAATCGACCCCGTCTACGACCTGCTCACGGCCGAGTTGGACGCGCGTGTGTTCCGGAAGCGCGAGGTGTTAGAGCGGGGACTGTTCGGTCCCGACCCCTCGCCGACGTTCGAGCGACGCCTCGGCGACCTCGTGGTCGTCCACCGAGACCTCGGCGTCTGGTACGGCGACGAGGAACCGGGGAACCTCGGTTTCGTCGCCATGCACGGCGGTCTCCACCCCGACGAGATGCTGATTCCGTTCGCGACGGCGACGCTGGACTCACTCCGCTGAGTCAGGGTCGGGGCCGCGACCCGTCACGCCGGTCTCCTTCACGACGGCGTCGACCCACCAGAGTTTGAGGGCCATCACGCCGAGCGTGCCGAGGAGCGTGCCGACCGGCCTGCGCCGTATGGCCGAGGCGACGGCGTAGAGCGTGACCGGGACGTTGAGCAGGTTGAGCACGTTCGGGTAGTCGAGCCCCATCGTCCCGCGCTCGGCGTCGAGCCACTCGCGCTCGGCGAGGACGATTCGGCTAAGGTAGTTGTCCGTGCGCGCGGGGCGCGGGAACAACACCGGGTTGACCGCGGTGAACGCGAAGGCAGCGAGAAAGAGCCGGCGGTCCCGTCGGTAGAGGGCGTACATCAACACCGGGTAGACGAGGATGCGCGTGCCGACGCTCCACGGGTTGGCGTGGCGCTCCCAGAAGGTCGCTTCGAGGCGGTCGCGGAGTCCGGAAGCGGAAGGAGACGCGGCGTCGGGGTCGGGACCGGAATTGGAGGCGTTGGGGTCGGAGGAAGGCGGCGATTCCATACGGCGGATTCGTCGGCATCGACTATGAACGTGCGGTCGCAGAACCCCCGCCCACGATTGCACCTTTCTACAAACACTAAATGGGCGGCCACCCGAGGGGCGGGTAATGAATGGCAACGAATTCGGTCGTCTCTTTCAGATGACCACCTACGGCGAGAGCCACGGCGACGCGATGGGCGTCACGGTGTCCGGCTGTCCCGCCGGCGTGGAGCTGTCGGTCGAAGACGTACAGCACGAACTGGACCGGCGGAAGCCGGGCCAGTCGATGATTACGACGAGCCGCGGCGAACCGGACGCCGTCGTCGTCAACTCCGGCGTGCAGGACGGCTACACGACGGGCACGCCCATCGGGATGGTCGTCCAGAACAAGGACGCCCGCTCGGGCAAGTACGAGCCCTACGTGACCGCGCCGCGGCCCTCCCACGGCGACTTCACGTACTCGGCGAAGTTCGGCACGCGCAACTGGGGCGGCGGCGGGCGCTCGTCCGCGCGCGAGACGGTGAACTGGGTCGCCGCCGGCGCGGTGGCGAAGCAGGTCATCGAGCAGAGCGACTACGACATCGAAATCAAGGCGCACGTGAACCAAATCGGCGACGTGGAAGCGCCGGAGGTCTCCTTCGACGACCTGCGCGAGCACACGGAGGAAAACGACGTGCGGTGTGCGCACCCCGAGACGGCGGCGGAGATGCAGGAGCTCATCGAGGAGTACCAGAAGGAAGGTGACTCCATCGGCGGCTCGATTTACTTCGAGGCGCAGGGCGTCCCGCGCGGCCTCGGCGCGCCGCGGTTCGACTCTTTCTCGGCGCGGCTCGGACAGGCGCTCATGTCGGTGCCGGCGGCGACGGCCTTCGAGTTCGGCCTCGGCCGCGCGGCCCGCGAGTGGACTGGCCACGACCGCAACGAGAACTGGGAGTTCGACGAGGAGGGCGACCCCCGCCCGGTCGGCAACAAACACGGTGGCATCCAGGGCGGCATCACGACCGGCGAACCGGTGTACGGCGAACTGACGCTCCACGCGCCCACGTCCATCCCGAAGAAACAGCGGACCGTCGACTGGGAGACCGGCGAGGAAAAGGAGATTCAGGTCGTCGGCCGGCACGACCCCGTGCTCCCACCCCGCGGCGTCCCGGTCGTCGAGGCGATGCTCTACGTGACTATCCTCGACTTCATGCTCCTCGGCGGACGCATCAACCCCGACCGCCTCGACGGGCAGGCCGGCGAGTACGACACCCCGTACCACCCGTCGAGTCCCGACAACGAGTAACAAATCCCGCGTTATCGTTCACTCTATTCCGCGGGCGTGACAGCCCGTTTGTCCACTTTCGATGGTGGGACGGTGAGTCAGTTTAACAATATTAAGTCCTTCATTATCTTTCCTTGTTAATCCATAGCAAAGTCTTTAATCGGACCCTCCCCAACTTTTCAGGTAGCGCCCCAGCGGGGCCGTGAGCTCAACATATGACTGACCACGAACTTATCTGGCGGATCGCAGGGGGTTCCGGTGACGGTATCGCCTCGACGAGCCAGAACTTCGCCAAAGCCCTGATGCGAGCGGGGCTACACGTTTTCACGCATCGACACTATCCATCGCGCATCCGCGGTGGCCACACGTACACGGAAGTGCGCGTCAGCGCAGACCCCGTCAAGTCTCGCGGCGACGGGTACAACTTCCTCCTCGCCCTCGGTGACTCCTTCGCCCGGAACCCGAGCGAGGGTGCCTACTACGGCAACGAGGAGATCAAGCCGCTCTCGGAGAACCTCGACGAACTCAACGAAGGCGGCGTCATCGTCTACGACTCCGGTCTGCTCGACGCCTCCGAAATCGAGGACTTCGACGAGCGCGTCGAGGAGAACGACTGGCACGTCTACGACATCGACCTGCGCACCATCGCCCGCGAACACGGTCGCGAGGTCATGCGCAACACCGCCGGTGTCGCCGTCACGTGCGCCATCGCCGGCATCGAACCCGACGTCATCAAGAGCCTGATGTCGGACGCGATGCCCGACAAGATTCTCGAACCGAACCTGACCGTCTTCGACGACGCCTACGAGATGGTCCAGGAGGAGTACGACGTCGAGGCTCCCGACGTGTCCGCGCCGACCGGCGAACACGACGAAGAGCAGGTGCTTCTCTCCGGCTCCGACGCCATCGCGTACGGTGCCATCGACGAAGGCTGCCGCTTCATCGCGGGCTACCCGATGACCCCGTGGACGGAAGTCTTCACCATCATGACCCAGAACCTCCCCGAACTCGGCGGCATCTCCGAGCAGGTGGAGGACGAAATCGCCGCGGCCGCGCTGGCAATCGGTGCCTCCCACGCGGGCGTCAAGGCGATGTCCGGCTCTTCCGGTGGCGGCTTTTCGCTCATGTCCGAGCCGCTCGGTCTCGCAGAGATTACCGAGACGCCGCTCGTTCTCGTCGAGGCAATGCGCGCCGGTCCCTCGACGGGTATGCCGACGAAGCCCGAGCAGTCCGACCTCGAGCACGTCCTGTACACCTCGCAGGGCGACTCTCACCGCATCGTCTTCGCGCCCGGCACCGCCGCCGAGGCGTACTACCAGACGCGCAAGGCGTTCCAGATCGCCTACGAGTACCAGATTCCGTCCATCGTCCTCTACGACCAGAAGCTCGGCGGCGAGCTTTCGAACGTCCCGGCGTCGGTCTTCGACGAGGAGCCGAACGCCGACCTCGGCTCGGTCCTGACGGAAGCGGAACTCGAAGACGCGCCGCACGACGACTCCGGCAAGTACCAGCGCTTCCAGCACGACACCGAAAACGGCGTCTCGCCGCGTTCGCTGCCGGGCCAGAAGGGCGGTCGCTACCTCGCAACGGGTAACGAGCACATGCCCGCGGGGCACATCTCGGAGTCCCCCGAGAACCGCGTCGCGCAGATGAACCGCCGCATGCAGAAGGTCGACAACATCCGCGCCGAACTCGACGCCGACGGCGAGTTCAACACGATCCACGGCGACGAGGACGCCGACCTCGGCCTCATCACCTTCGGCAGCCAGCAGGGCACCGTCGAAGAGGCCGCCGACGTTCTCAACGAGAAGGGCCACTCGGTCAAGGTCCTCGGCGTCTCCGAGATGATGCCGTTCCCGAAACAGCAGGTCGCGGACTTCCTCGACAGCGTCGACGAGGCGCTCGTCGTCGAGATGACCGCCTCCGCCCAGTTCCGCGGACTCATCTCCAAGGAACTCGGCGGCTACGGCGACCAGATGTCGAGCCTCCTCAAGTACAACGGCAACCCGTTCGAGCCCGCCGACATCGTCGAGGGCTTCGAGACGGCGCTCCTCGAAGGCGAGGAGCTCCCAGACAACCGCACGAAGTTCGTCCCCAAGGTGGGTGAATAAATCATGAGTGCATTCAGCGCAATCGGTGAAGAAACGGAGCAGGACCAAAACGAGTTCACCCCCGGACTCGAACCCCAGCCGACGTGGTGTCCGGGCTGTGGTGACTTCGGTGTCCTCAAGGCGCTCAAAGGCGCGGCGGCCGAACTCGGCCTCTCGCCCGACGAGATGATGGTGACGACCGGTATCGGCTGTTCCGGCAAGCTCAACAGCTACTTCAACAGCTACGGCTTCCACACCATCCACGGCCGCTCGCTGCCCATCGCCCGCGCCGCGAAGCTGGCGAACCCCGGTCTGACCGTGGTCGCCGCCGGCGGCGACGGTGACGGCTACGGCATCGGTGGCAACCACTTCATGCACACCGCTCGTGAGAACCACGACATCACCTACATCGTGTTCAACAACGAGATCTTCGGCCTCACGAAGGGCCAGACCTCGCCCACGTCGCCGATGGGTCACAAGTCGAAGACCCAGCCCCACGGCTCGGCCAAGACGCCGCTCCGCCCGCTCTCGATGTCCCTGAACGCCGGGGCGTCGTACGTCGCGCGGACGGCCGCTGTCAACCCGAACCAGGCGAAGGACATCATCGTGGAAGCCATCCAGCACGACGGCTTCTCCCACGTTGACTTCCTCACGCAGTGTCCGACGTGGAACAAGGACGCCCGTCAGTACGTCCCGTACATCGACATCAACGACTCCGACGACTACGAGTTCGACAACACGAACCGCTCGGAGGCCTCTGAGATGATGTTCGAGACGGAGAACGCCCTCCACGAGGGCACCGTCCTCACCGGCCGGTACTACGTCGACGAAGACCGCCCGTCCTACCAGCAGGAGAAACAGCGCATCGGCGAGATGCCCGAAGAGCCGCTCGCGGAGCGCTACTTCGACGACTCCTACGAGTGGGAGCGGACGTTCGACAACTTCCTCGACAAGCACAAGTAACGCCGACGACGCCGTAGTCGGCGCTCGGTTTTCGACCGGCGGCCGCGCCGGTTCGATGTGACCGAGAACCCTTTTCGGATTCGCAAGATATTTTTCTCCCGTGGGAAAACCAACGGGCATGGAAACCACGTCCACGGAAGGACGCATCCTCGCGGTCTTGGAGGAAGACGCGAAGGCGTCGTACGCCCAGATCGCAGACAGGGCGGACGTGTCGAAGCCGACAGTTCGGAAGTACATCCGAAAACTCGAAGACGACGGCGTCATCATCGGTTACTCGGCCGACATCGACCCGAAGAAACTCGCCGGGCAGTCTATCGCCATGGTCGGCATCGACGCGACCAGCGAGCGCTACGTCGAGGTCACGCGCATCCTCAAGGAACTCGACTCGGTGGAGGCGCTGTACACGTCCTCCGGCGACCACATGCTGATGGCCGAGGTCCGCGCCGTCGACGGCGACTCCCTCGGCGACGTTATCTCCGACGAGATTCTGTCTATCGACGGCGTCACGGCCGCACACCCCTCGTTCCTGCAAGAGCGACTGAAGTGACGCGACCGACGACGGCCGACGACGACCGATAGCGACCGACCGCGACCGGCCCGCCGCGTCCTTCCTTCCTTCCTTCCTCGCTTTACTTTCGCCGCGCTATCTGAAGCTTCAGGTGCGTCGCGCCCGTCACCTCGACTATGGCGGAGGAGACGCTGCCGGGCACGACCGCCGACGACGGCCCCGACAGCATCGTCCTTCACGTCGACATGGACTGTTTTTACGCCGCCTGCGAGCGCCTGCACGAGCCCGAACTCGAAGGCGAGCCGGTGGTCGTCGGCATGGGCTACGAACCCGGCGAGGGCCACGGCGCGGTCGCCACGGCGAGCTACGAGGCCCGCGAGTTCGGCGTCGAGAGCGCCCAGCCGATTTCGACCGCGCTCGAACGCCTCCCGCGAATCGACGACCTCGGCCCCGACGACGACCCCACGGCCGCGGGCCACTACCGCACCGTCGACCTCGAGTTCTACAAGGAGGTCGCCGCCGACGTGAAGGCGATTCTCCACGACTGCGCCGACGTGGTCCGCGAGGTGAGCATCGACGAGGCCTACCTCGACGTGACCGACCGGACTGGGTGGGACCTCGCGGCCTCCGGCGACCGGACGCTGGCGGAGGGCTTTGCCCGCTACGTGAAACAGCGCATCGCCCGCGAGGTCGGCGTCGCGGCCTCCATCGGCGTCGCGCCGAACATGTCGACCGCGAAAATCGCCTCCGACTTCGACAAGCCCGACGGGCTGGTCGTCGTCCGCCCCGGTGAGGTGCGGTCGTTCCTCGCACCCATCCCGGTTGAGGAGGTCCACGGTGTCGGCCCCGTGACGGCCCGAAAGCTCGGCTCGCTCGGCATCGACACGGCGGGCGACCTCGCCGAGGCCGACGCCTCGGTCCTCGAAGCCGAGTTCGGCTCGCGCGGCCGCGAACTCCACGAGCGGGCGCGGGGCTACGACGACCGGACGGTCACGCCGACGGGCCGGCCCAAGAGCCTCTCGCGGGAGTCGGCGTTCACCGAGCCGACGGCCGACATCGAGGACAAGCGGGAGGTCGTCCGCGCCCTCGCGGCCGACGTGGCCGACCGGGCGAACTCCCGCGGGGCGATGTACCGGACCATCGGCATCAAGGTGGTCGTCCCGCCGTTCGACATCAACACGCGGGCGACATCGCTTTCTGGCCCCGTCGACGACCCGGAACTCGTCGAGTCGGTCGCACTCGACTTACTCGACGCCGAGTTCGAAGAGACGACCGTCCGAAAGCTCGGCGTCCGCGTCTCGAAGCTCTCCTTCGCGGACGCCGACCAGTCGAGCCTCGACGGCTGGGAGTCCACCGGGTCCGGCGGCGACGACAACCCCGATGACCGCATCGGCGACGACGGCATCTCAGACGACCGCATCGGCGACGATGACGACGCCGGCGACGACGGTGACGACGAGCCACCGAACGCAGGGGGCGGAGCCCGCTCACACGAGGGCCAGTCGTCGCTCGTCGAGTTCGACTGAGTCTTTCGATACGACGGGGCGAGGGGGAGGAACTATGGCGTCCGAGGGAGTCCACCAAACCGGATGACGGATTCGGACACGGAAACCATCTCGGTCGCCGAGATCAGCGACGGTCCAGGGGGAGAGGGAATCGAAGAACCGGGGACGACGGTCGACCTACCGGTGGTCGATATCCTCACCGGCCGGGGGTTCGTCACGGGCAAGTCCGGGTCGGGCAAGTCGAACACGGCGTCGGTCATCATCGAGAACCTGCTGTCGGCGAACTTCCCGGTGCTCATCGTCGACACGGACGGCGAGTACTACGGCCTCAAACAGGAGTTCGAACTGCTCCACGCCGGGGCCGACGACGAGTGCGACATTCAGGTGAGCCCCGAGCACGCGGAACGTCTCGCCACGCTCGCGCTCGAACAGAACGTCCCTATCATCCTCGACGTGTCCGGCTACCTCGACGACGCGGCCTCCGACGAACTGGTGACGGAGGTCGCAAAACACCTCTTTGCGAAGGAAAAGAAGCTCAAGAAGCCGTTTTTGATGCTCATCGAGGAGTGCCACGAGTACATCCCCGAGAAGGGCGGGATGGACGAGGCGGGCAAGATGCTCATCAAAATCGGAAAGCGCGGCCGCAAACACGGCCTCGGCGTCGTCGGCATCTCCCAGCGCCCCGCCGACGTAAAAAAGGACTTCATCACCCAGTGCGACTGGCTCGTCTGGCACCGCCTTACGTGGCGCAACGACACCAAGGTCGTCGGGCGAATCCTCGGCTCGGAGTACGCCGACGCCATCGAGGACATGGGCAACGGCGAGGGTTTCCTCGTCACCGATTGGTCCGAGTCAATTCGGCGCGTACAGTTCCACAAGAAACAGACGTTCGACGCGGGCGCGACGCCCGGTCTCGACGACTTCGAGCGTCCGGACCTGAAGTCCGTCGACGGCGACCTCGTCTCGGACCTCAAGGAGATTTCCGACGAGAAGGCCAGACAGGAGAGCCGCATCGCCGACCTCAGACAGGAGATAGACAAGAAGGACGCGCGGATTCGACAGCTCGAACGCGAGTTAGAGGAGGCACGCGACCTCTCTCGGATGGCCGACCAGTTCGCGCAGGCGATGTTCCAGAAGGCGGAAGCGCCCTACCGCGGCGGCGACGGCCGTAATCTCAACCGACCCACGGAAAAGCAGGCCGCGCTCGGCGAGTACAACGAGGCCACCGACGGCGACGTGGCGGACGCGGCGGCCGACGCCGCCGCAGATGCCGGCGATACGACCGATAACGCCGGCGACACACCGCCTCGGCGACCGCTCGAAGCGCCGTCGGGCCCGCCGTGGCCGACGCACGGACTGCTCTCCGAGGGCGACGAGGCGGAGGCCAACGGCGCGGGCGGCGCGGGCGGCGCGGGCGCTGCGGCCCCACCGGCCGACGACGAGTCGTGGATGGCGGCCGCCGAGATGGGCGACTTCGAGCCGGCGGAACTCCATCCCGCGCCGGGTGCCGAGAGCCGTCGCGACGTGGTCGACCGCATGACGGCCATCGTGAACGCGCTAGGAGACGTGCACCACGGAATGCTCGCGCACTACCGGGAGCGCGGCATCTCCGACCCGCTCGCCGCCCACGTCGCCGCGGGCGAGACAGGCGACCAGCATCTCGCCTACGGGCGGAACCGGTCGCTCCGCCGGGCGGGCTTCATCCGTCACGCCGGCCGCGGGAAGTACGAGTACGCGCTGCCGGACCTCGTGAGCGACGAGTACGCGGACCTCTTGGGCGACGACGAACTCCGGGAGACGGTCGCGGCTATCGAGGCGTCGTTCGTCGAAGAAGAAGCCGACGGCGAGTAGACGCGAGACGCGGGCCGTCGGCCGGAGTCAGAGCGGTTTTTTTCGACGCGCTTACAGTCCGGAGACGAGGTCTTCGAGCGCCGCGCGCGGGTCGTCGGCTTTGGCGACGCCGGAGGCGAGCAGGATGCCGGACGCGCCGAGTTCCTCGGCGGTCACCACGTCGTCGCCGGTCGAGATGCCCGCGCCGCAGTAGACATCAACGTCGTCGTCGACGTTGGCCGCGGCGTCGACGGCGTCGGTGACGATGCCGGGGTCGGCCGTCGCGACGGAGACGTCGCCGCCGATGAGTTCCGGCGGCTCGACGGCGACCGAGTCGGGGCCGAGCGCGGAGACCGCGCCGATTTGGGCGGGGTTGTTGGCGCAGACGCAGGTTTCGAGGTCCGCTCGCTCGGCGGCCTGTACGGAGCCGTCGATGTCGGCGAGCTTCAGGCGCTTTTCGGAGTGGTTGATGAGCGTGCCGACCGCGCCGGCCTCGGCGACGGCCTCGGCGAGGGTGCTGCCGGTGTGGCTGCCGTGACCGTTCGGGTCGACGTGCTGGGCCCACGTCTCGACGCCGGTGTCGGCGACGCGGGAGATGTCGGCCGCCTGCGGGGAGACGGCGATGCGGACGCCGGACTCCTCGGCCACGTCGCGCGCGGCGGTGGCGACTTCGATCGGGTCACACGGGTACGCCTTGAGATTGACTAGGATGAACACAGTCGAAGTCGGGTCCGGCGAGACTAATAAATTGGTTTTCGGGGCCGCGATTGCCACGAGACGGCGTCTCGCGGGCGGAAAATCGTGATAAACGGAACGGAGGATTCGGTCGCGCGGTCCCCGCGACGGGTCGTCGGCATCGGCGTCGGAATCGGCGTCGTCGGTCGCGGGGGACGGGCCGCGTCAGTCCTTACGCTTGACCACGTCGCCGAGGGTGGTCGTCGTGGAGCCGCCACCGGACCACTCGGAGTCGTCGTCGCTCTCGCCTTCGACCAGCGAGATGTCGAGCTTGCGCTCGATTTTCTTCCGGACCGAGTCCGGCGGCATGATGTCGCCGCGTTCGAGCTTGCGGATGAGGCTCGCCTTCTCGTTGAGCGACTGGGCGAGCTCTTCTTGGCTCATTCCGCGGGACTCCCGCGCCTGCCGGATGCGGTCGTCGTAGTCGGTCGCGATTTCGTCCATGTCGTCGAACATGTCGCGGCGGCGCCGCTTCGACGACGAGGAAGAAGACGACCCCGAGGAGCGAGAGGAGTTCGAGCCCGACGAGGAGGACGTGGAGTACTTCGTGCTCGCGCTGGAAGTCGACTCGGTGCGGACCTCCGTGCCGAACTCGGCGCAGTCGTCACACAGCTGCAGTTCTGCGCCTTCGACCTTCACAGTCTTCAGAGAGGCTTGGTCGGAGCCGCACATCTCGCACTGAGGCATACACTCACGTACCCGCCCGCCGCGTATAAAAGGCACGCCACCGGCCACCGAATCGCTCGGGGCAGGGTCGTGATGGAACCGGGCCCGGAACGCGGCCCCTCCGCCTTACTGGCGTCCGAGACGCTGCCGAACCTGCTGTCGGAGCGGGTCCGTGACGACCCGGTGTCCCCGTCGGTAAACGACGAGGTACGAGACGGGGAGCGCCGCGGCGAACGCGACGATAAGCCCGAGCCCCTGCGTGAACGGGTCGGGCGGGAGCGTGAACGCGCCGGCGACGTACGAGGTGACACCGGCGAGCATCACGGCGAGTGCGGCACGCTCGGTCCTCGACGGCGGTCGGCGTCTCGACGTTCCGCTGACGAACAACAGCAGGTACGCGACCAGTCCGACCGGAACGAAGGCGACGAGCGCCCCGAGGAGGTTCGGGAACCCGTGACCGCGGGCGGCGGCGTTCTGCGACACCCAAAGCGACGTGGCGACGAGGACGACGACCGGAACGAAAAACAGCGTCGCCTCTGCCGGCGACGGAACAATGGAGGGCACTAATCGCTGTTCTTCGTGTCAGACTAAATTACTTTTGGGGACGAACCGGTCGCTACCGACTCCCGTCCGCCAGCGGAAGCGTCAGTTGGACGGTGCTCCACCCGTCGCGTCGGTCGTAGTCGACCCGCCCGCCCGCGGATTCGACCACCCACTTGACGACCCACAGCCCCAGCCCGGAGCCGTGGCTGAGTTGCGTGATGTCCTCGTCGCCGAAGACGGCCGCCCACTCGATTTCGGGGATGCCGTCGCCGTCGTCGCTGACGCGGAGTGTCGCGTCGTTCTCGCACCGCTTCGCCTCGATGCGGACCGTCACGTCCTCGGGCGTGTGTTCGAGCGCGTTCTCCACGACGTTGGCGAGCGCCTGCGCGAGTTTCGGCCCGACTGAGACCGGAAGCGACGGCGGGAGGTCGAGGTCGAACGTCGCCGCGGGGAATCGGGTGCGCCGCGGCTCGACGACGGCGCGGACCGTCTCGGTCGCATCGACCACCTCGTCGGGCCGCTGGTCGTCGAGGACGGCGGCCGCGGTTCGGGCCTTCTCGCTGACCCGCAGGAGTTTCTCGGTGTGCACGGCGATGCGCCCGGCCGCGTGGTCGACGCTCGGGTCGGCCGTCGCCTCGCGTATCTCCTCGGCCATGCCGAGGACGACGTTCATCTCGTTTCGGAGGTTGTGTCTGAGGACGCGCTGAAGCACCTGTAAGTGCTCTCTGGCCCGGCGCTGACCGGTGATGTCTGAGTAGATGGAAAAACCGTACTGCCTCCCGTCGCCGCGGCTGTAGGGGATACCGCGGTAGAGGAACTCCCGTCTCCCCCACGCGGTCTGGCGGGTGACGATAGCGTGATTGGCCTTGCCGTCGGCGGTCCGCTGGTCGAAGTCGACCGCCTCGTCGTCGGCGTTCGGCGGGACGATGAAGTCGTTGAGCGACTCGCCGCGCACCTCGGCCGCGTCGTAGCCGAAGACGGCCTCGAACCCCGGATTGACCGACCGGATAATCGGTTCGACGCCGACGATTTCGAACTCGATGACCGCGTCGTCGACGAGGTCGAACAGGTGGTCGAAACGGTCCCGCTCGGTGTGCAGTCGCGCGGCCGCCGGCTCCGACGGTTCGCGGCAGACCCCCCCGGCGACCCGTCCCGCGCCGGTGTCGTCGCTGTCGGTGTCGTCGTCGCGTCCGGGATACGGGGTGAACTCGACGAGAACGTCGTCGCCTCCCATCGCCGCCCTGCCATCGACGCCCGAGAGCCGACAGCGACACTGATGGCTCTCCCACACGTCCACCGCTCGCGTGGCGTCGAGCGCGGCGCGGACGTCCGGCCAGTCCTCGGCGACGACGAAGTCAGAGAGCGGACGCCCACGGAGCGTCGCGGCGTCCGCGCCGAGGTGCGCCGCGAACCCGTCGCTCGCGCGTGCCACGGCCCCCGCCGCGTCGAGGACGAACATCACTCGACGAGCGTCGCGTACGGCGGTCGGTCCCGGGTTCGGAGTCGGCGGGTCGCCTCGGAGA contains the following coding sequences:
- the lrpA1 gene encoding HTH-type transcriptional regulator LrpA1, translated to METTSTEGRILAVLEEDAKASYAQIADRADVSKPTVRKYIRKLEDDGVIIGYSADIDPKKLAGQSIAMVGIDATSERYVEVTRILKELDSVEALYTSSGDHMLMAEVRAVDGDSLGDVISDEILSIDGVTAAHPSFLQERLK
- a CDS encoding thiamine pyrophosphate-dependent enzyme, with protein sequence MSAFSAIGEETEQDQNEFTPGLEPQPTWCPGCGDFGVLKALKGAAAELGLSPDEMMVTTGIGCSGKLNSYFNSYGFHTIHGRSLPIARAAKLANPGLTVVAAGGDGDGYGIGGNHFMHTARENHDITYIVFNNEIFGLTKGQTSPTSPMGHKSKTQPHGSAKTPLRPLSMSLNAGASYVARTAAVNPNQAKDIIVEAIQHDGFSHVDFLTQCPTWNKDARQYVPYIDINDSDDYEFDNTNRSEASEMMFETENALHEGTVLTGRYYVDEDRPSYQQEKQRIGEMPEEPLAERYFDDSYEWERTFDNFLDKHK
- a CDS encoding alkaline phosphatase family protein; protein product: MFDADAQALRERQSDGDYLRPAYDDWCFSRIPGTVADLLGADVGPRLPASATEGYDDVSQVVVFLVDGFGLAQWDGERDRISFLREFERAGRVTPLTSVFPSETAAAMNTFHSGALPSEHGVVGWNVYDPDADEMFEALPFLRKDGTEPERLDHADVADCESVYPELADAGVEAHHVTPFPSEETVPHTYDPEDLSTFSDAFDEAAESAVDPSYVFAYLPQTDAVAHGEGVDSEAYRETAAETFARVEDAIATLAETTGDEDAGETLVCVTADHGLVDTDPERNPDLSEPPFDLVSDLRTLTDGTPIRFSGSPRNVHLHLRDDRIDPVYDLLTAELDARVFRKREVLERGLFGPDPSPTFERRLGDLVVVHRDLGVWYGDEEPGNLGFVAMHGGLHPDEMLIPFATATLDSLR
- a CDS encoding 2-oxoacid:acceptor oxidoreductase subunit alpha; this encodes MTDHELIWRIAGGSGDGIASTSQNFAKALMRAGLHVFTHRHYPSRIRGGHTYTEVRVSADPVKSRGDGYNFLLALGDSFARNPSEGAYYGNEEIKPLSENLDELNEGGVIVYDSGLLDASEIEDFDERVEENDWHVYDIDLRTIAREHGREVMRNTAGVAVTCAIAGIEPDVIKSLMSDAMPDKILEPNLTVFDDAYEMVQEEYDVEAPDVSAPTGEHDEEQVLLSGSDAIAYGAIDEGCRFIAGYPMTPWTEVFTIMTQNLPELGGISEQVEDEIAAAALAIGASHAGVKAMSGSSGGGFSLMSEPLGLAEITETPLVLVEAMRAGPSTGMPTKPEQSDLEHVLYTSQGDSHRIVFAPGTAAEAYYQTRKAFQIAYEYQIPSIVLYDQKLGGELSNVPASVFDEEPNADLGSVLTEAELEDAPHDDSGKYQRFQHDTENGVSPRSLPGQKGGRYLATGNEHMPAGHISESPENRVAQMNRRMQKVDNIRAELDADGEFNTIHGDEDADLGLITFGSQQGTVEEAADVLNEKGHSVKVLGVSEMMPFPKQQVADFLDSVDEALVVEMTASAQFRGLISKELGGYGDQMSSLLKYNGNPFEPADIVEGFETALLEGEELPDNRTKFVPKVGE
- the aroC gene encoding chorismate synthase, coding for MNGNEFGRLFQMTTYGESHGDAMGVTVSGCPAGVELSVEDVQHELDRRKPGQSMITTSRGEPDAVVVNSGVQDGYTTGTPIGMVVQNKDARSGKYEPYVTAPRPSHGDFTYSAKFGTRNWGGGGRSSARETVNWVAAGAVAKQVIEQSDYDIEIKAHVNQIGDVEAPEVSFDDLREHTEENDVRCAHPETAAEMQELIEEYQKEGDSIGGSIYFEAQGVPRGLGAPRFDSFSARLGQALMSVPAATAFEFGLGRAAREWTGHDRNENWEFDEEGDPRPVGNKHGGIQGGITTGEPVYGELTLHAPTSIPKKQRTVDWETGEEKEIQVVGRHDPVLPPRGVPVVEAMLYVTILDFMLLGGRINPDRLDGQAGEYDTPYHPSSPDNE
- a CDS encoding DUF6653 family protein, which translates into the protein MESPPSSDPNASNSGPDPDAASPSASGLRDRLEATFWERHANPWSVGTRILVYPVLMYALYRRDRRLFLAAFAFTAVNPVLFPRPARTDNYLSRIVLAEREWLDAERGTMGLDYPNVLNLLNVPVTLYAVASAIRRRPVGTLLGTLGVMALKLWWVDAVVKETGVTGRGPDPDSAE